The proteins below come from a single Pedobacter aquae genomic window:
- a CDS encoding FtsW/RodA/SpoVE family cell cycle protein, protein MIKDILNHTRGDRWIWLIIILLSLLSVLAVYSATGTLAYKRGVGSESLMFKHLLFIIIGFVLIYFAHLLNYRYYGGISKILMIITIPLLLYTLLFGSTMNDASRWIAIPGTGLTFQTSDLAKLALITFLARTLTKKQENIKDVKKAFIPIMGSVCLVFILIGLANLSTALMLFGVSILILLIGRISFKQIAVVCVGGLSLLLALVFFGPRRETYKSRINAYMHPEMQHSDKTFQQDQAKIAVASGGVLGKGPGNSTQRNFLPHPYSDFIFAIIIEEYGMVGGIVVVALYLLLMFRIIKIVTQAPKAFGALLAAGLGFSLTIQALANMAVAVNLFPVTGVPLPLVSMGGTSILFTSVAFGIILSVSKDVEEYKADLKATNKEEKVIVGEIPAMG, encoded by the coding sequence ATGATTAAAGATATTCTAAATCATACCCGTGGCGATAGATGGATTTGGCTAATCATCATCCTGCTATCGTTACTTTCTGTGTTAGCTGTTTACAGTGCTACAGGTACCTTGGCATACAAGCGTGGTGTAGGTTCAGAATCTTTAATGTTTAAACATTTGTTATTTATCATCATAGGTTTTGTTTTGATATATTTTGCCCACTTACTTAATTACAGGTATTACGGCGGGATATCAAAAATTTTAATGATTATTACCATCCCACTTTTGCTTTATACGCTACTTTTTGGTAGCACCATGAATGATGCAAGTAGATGGATAGCTATACCAGGTACAGGTTTAACCTTTCAAACATCAGATTTAGCTAAGTTGGCACTTATTACTTTTTTAGCGAGAACCTTAACCAAAAAGCAAGAGAATATTAAGGATGTAAAGAAAGCTTTTATCCCTATTATGGGTTCTGTTTGTTTGGTTTTTATATTAATAGGTTTAGCAAATTTATCAACAGCATTAATGCTGTTTGGTGTTAGTATATTAATCTTGTTAATTGGCAGAATTAGCTTTAAACAGATTGCCGTTGTTTGTGTAGGAGGCTTGTCGCTATTATTAGCTTTAGTGTTTTTTGGCCCGCGTAGAGAGACCTATAAATCAAGGATAAATGCTTACATGCATCCAGAAATGCAGCATTCTGATAAAACTTTCCAGCAAGACCAAGCAAAAATAGCAGTTGCTAGCGGAGGTGTTTTAGGTAAAGGACCGGGTAATAGCACACAAAGAAATTTCTTGCCTCACCCTTATTCAGATTTTATTTTTGCCATCATTATAGAAGAATACGGTATGGTTGGTGGTATTGTGGTGGTAGCCCTATACTTATTACTCATGTTTAGGATTATCAAGATAGTAACCCAAGCCCCTAAAGCTTTTGGGGCTTTATTAGCTGCTGGTTTAGGTTTTAGTTTAACTATACAGGCATTAGCAAACATGGCCGTGGCGGTAAATTTATTCCCGGTTACGGGTGTACCTTTGCCGCTGGTTAGTATGGGTGGTACGTCTATTTTATTTACAAGTGTAGCATTTGGTATTATATTATCGGTTAGTAAAGATGTTGAAGAATATAAAGCGGATTTAAAAGCAACCAATAAAGAAGAAAAAGTTATTGTAGGAGAGATACCTGCGATGGGGTAA
- the ftsZ gene encoding cell division protein FtsZ — MQFEMLKEKSSIIKVIGVGGGGGNAVNHMYRQGITGVDFIICNTDAQALELSPIPNKVQLGASLTEGMGAGSIPEVGKNSAIENIDDVKEMLGANTRMLFITAGMGGGTGTGASPIIAKAAKELDILTVAIVTTPFSFEGKRRRMQAEEGLEELKKYVDSYLVISNDRLREIFGNLTLGSAFGQADDILTTAAKGIAEIITVPGYINVDFKDVRTVMKESGVAIMGSYAAEGENRALKAVEGALLSPLLKDNEIEGARYILLNISSGDKEVTMDEVSIITDFIQDQAGLSADLIWGNCNDASLGDKISVTIIATGFQTREERVQTQQSAPKKQFLTSDTPLIRPVNEFVQAKPQVEEPQITQEIAKPKESILPQADLFGGMFAQPEQTPVNKDTDTIRHQLIEEEPAQEETQEQEHAFEFNLKIEEPAYNFSIPQANQVEDTFKEEEPIQVTPEPVQQVDEYKTDDSIEEQLRKSKERILRLKDLSMKLRSTSGLQELENEPAYKRKQMQLKDVPHSSESQVSRFTLSNEDGQTEIRPNNSFLHDNVD, encoded by the coding sequence ATGCAGTTTGAAATGTTAAAAGAAAAATCATCAATAATCAAAGTTATTGGTGTTGGTGGTGGCGGTGGTAACGCTGTTAACCATATGTACAGGCAAGGAATTACTGGTGTAGACTTCATCATATGTAATACCGATGCTCAGGCTTTAGAACTCAGTCCTATTCCTAACAAAGTACAATTAGGGGCAAGTTTAACAGAAGGAATGGGTGCAGGCTCTATTCCAGAAGTTGGAAAAAACTCGGCTATAGAAAATATAGACGATGTTAAAGAAATGCTTGGCGCTAATACCCGTATGCTTTTTATTACTGCCGGAATGGGCGGTGGTACAGGTACCGGGGCTAGTCCTATCATCGCGAAAGCGGCTAAAGAGCTAGATATATTAACCGTTGCTATAGTTACTACACCTTTCTCCTTTGAAGGTAAACGTAGAAGAATGCAAGCAGAAGAAGGACTAGAAGAATTAAAAAAATATGTTGATTCTTACCTAGTAATTTCTAATGATAGATTGCGTGAGATATTTGGTAACCTAACATTAGGCTCTGCATTTGGCCAGGCTGATGATATTTTAACTACCGCAGCAAAAGGTATAGCAGAAATTATTACCGTACCGGGTTATATAAACGTCGACTTTAAAGATGTGCGTACCGTTATGAAAGAAAGCGGTGTAGCCATCATGGGAAGTTATGCAGCAGAAGGCGAAAACAGAGCTTTAAAAGCTGTGGAGGGCGCTTTATTATCTCCATTATTAAAAGATAATGAAATAGAAGGTGCAAGATACATCCTATTAAATATCAGCTCTGGAGACAAAGAGGTTACCATGGATGAAGTAAGTATTATTACTGATTTTATTCAAGACCAAGCTGGTTTATCGGCAGATTTAATTTGGGGTAATTGTAATGATGCTTCTCTAGGAGATAAAATATCTGTAACCATTATAGCTACAGGTTTCCAAACCAGAGAAGAAAGGGTACAGACACAGCAAAGTGCACCTAAAAAACAGTTTTTAACTTCTGATACGCCTTTAATCAGACCGGTTAATGAGTTTGTACAAGCTAAACCTCAGGTAGAAGAACCTCAAATAACTCAAGAAATTGCTAAACCAAAAGAAAGTATTTTGCCTCAGGCAGATTTATTTGGTGGCATGTTTGCACAACCAGAGCAAACGCCTGTAAATAAGGATACTGATACCATTAGACATCAATTGATAGAAGAGGAGCCAGCACAAGAAGAAACTCAGGAACAAGAACACGCTTTTGAGTTTAATCTTAAAATAGAAGAGCCAGCTTATAATTTTTCTATTCCTCAGGCTAATCAAGTAGAAGATACTTTTAAAGAAGAGGAACCTATCCAAGTTACACCAGAACCTGTACAGCAGGTAGATGAGTATAAAACAGATGACTCTATTGAAGAACAATTGAGGAAGTCTAAAGAACGTATCTTAAGATTAAAAGACTTAAGTATGAAACTGAGATCAACAAGCGGTTTACAAGAGTTGGAAAACGAGCCAGCTTACAAAAGAAAACAAATGCAGTTGAAAGATGTGCCACATTCTTCTGAATCTCAGGTATCAAGATTTACTTTAAGCAATGAAGATGGTCAAACAGAAATAAGACCAAATAATTCATTTCTTCATGATAATGTAGATTAA
- a CDS encoding aminotransferase class I/II-fold pyridoxal phosphate-dependent enzyme, protein MDIFDKIAKNMGPLGQHQKWSHGYFSFPKLEGEIAPHMKFRGKEHLVWSLNNYLGLANHPEVREADAKAAADYGMAYPMGARMMSGNSNNHEELEKQLAEFTGFQDAFLLNYGYQGMVSIIDTLVDRNDVIVYDAESHACIIDGVRLHMGKRFVYQHNDMDSLRKQLERATKLTEQSGGGILVITEGVFGMSGAQGKISEVVALKSEFKFRLLIDDAHGFGTMGKTGAGTHEHQNSIAGVDVYFGTFAKSMAGIGAFVASTEEITNYLRYNMRSQTFAKSLPMPMVMGLLKRLELLKSKPELKDKLWTIATALQKGLRERGFDIGNTDSVVTPVFLKGELSDATAITMDLRENYGIFCSIVVYPVIPKGLIMLRLIPTAMHTLEDVERTLSAFSEVGDKLNKGLYKENKAVEA, encoded by the coding sequence TTGGATATTTTTGATAAGATAGCTAAAAATATGGGGCCTCTTGGTCAACACCAAAAATGGTCTCATGGTTACTTTTCTTTTCCGAAATTGGAGGGAGAGATTGCACCTCATATGAAATTTAGAGGCAAGGAACATTTAGTTTGGAGCTTAAACAACTATTTAGGTTTAGCTAACCATCCTGAAGTAAGAGAGGCTGATGCAAAAGCTGCTGCCGATTATGGTATGGCCTATCCTATGGGTGCCAGAATGATGTCTGGTAACTCTAACAACCATGAGGAATTAGAAAAGCAATTAGCGGAGTTTACAGGTTTTCAAGATGCATTCTTGTTAAACTATGGCTATCAAGGTATGGTATCTATTATTGATACGCTTGTAGACAGAAATGATGTTATTGTTTATGATGCAGAATCTCATGCTTGTATTATAGATGGTGTTCGTTTACACATGGGTAAGCGCTTCGTATATCAACATAATGATATGGATAGCTTACGCAAGCAATTAGAAAGAGCTACAAAACTTACAGAGCAATCTGGAGGTGGTATTTTAGTTATTACCGAAGGTGTATTTGGAATGTCTGGTGCACAAGGTAAAATAAGTGAAGTAGTTGCTCTTAAGTCAGAATTTAAATTCCGCTTGTTAATTGATGATGCTCATGGTTTTGGTACGATGGGTAAAACGGGTGCTGGTACACATGAACACCAAAATTCTATAGCAGGAGTAGATGTTTATTTTGGAACATTTGCAAAATCTATGGCAGGCATTGGTGCTTTTGTAGCGTCTACGGAAGAAATCACCAATTATTTACGCTATAATATGCGTTCTCAGACCTTTGCCAAATCTTTGCCAATGCCAATGGTAATGGGTTTATTAAAGCGTTTAGAGCTCTTAAAAAGCAAGCCAGAATTAAAAGATAAACTTTGGACTATTGCTACGGCTTTACAAAAAGGTTTAAGAGAAAGAGGCTTTGATATTGGTAATACTGATTCTGTGGTAACACCTGTATTCTTAAAAGGAGAATTATCAGACGCTACAGCTATCACCATGGATTTAAGAGAAAACTATGGTATCTTCTGCTCTATTGTGGTATATCCGGTTATCCCTAAAGGATTAATTATGCTACGTTTAATCCCAACAGCTATGCATACTTTAGAAGACGTAGAGCGTACTTTAAGCGCATTTAGCGAGGTAGGAGACAAGCTTAATAAAGGCTTATACAAAGAAAATAAGGCTGTTGAAGCTTAA
- the murC gene encoding UDP-N-acetylmuramate--L-alanine ligase, whose product MKLEDIQRVYLIGIGGIGMSGLARYFHKRGCVVCGYDKTATPLTLSLADEGIPVRYEDLEENIPMNFHELSSSTLIIYTPAIPQDSVVLNFFKRKGFTLYKRSQVLGILSAGMYTIAVAGTHGKTTTSTLITHLLLNGGNDCSAFLGGISSNYDTNIIIGKNNVMVVEADEYDRSFLTLHPDVAVVTSMDADHLDIYGDESHLIDSFKLFAGQVKTDGKLFVRKGLPLAGTSTYGLTTQADAYAQNIRVEAGEFKFDFKNQELEMPNLVLGLAGQHNIENAVAAIQVALLMGISIEDIRAGLASFKGVKRRFEYIIKQPKRIYIDDYAHHPEELRACFKAVRTLYPDKKLTVVFQPHLFTRTRDFADGFAEVLATADELLLLDIYPARELPIPGVDSDFLAQKINSDKVIRCSKEQALQLLRSLNPELLVTVGAGDIDTLVKPLHTLFTNA is encoded by the coding sequence ATAAAATTAGAAGACATACAAAGGGTTTACCTTATCGGAATTGGCGGTATTGGCATGAGTGGTCTTGCCCGTTATTTCCATAAAAGAGGCTGTGTGGTATGTGGCTATGATAAAACAGCTACCCCGCTTACCTTAAGCCTTGCTGATGAAGGTATCCCAGTACGTTATGAAGATTTGGAAGAAAATATTCCAATGAATTTTCATGAGCTTTCTTCTTCAACTTTAATTATTTATACACCGGCAATTCCGCAGGATAGTGTGGTGTTAAACTTCTTCAAAAGAAAAGGTTTTACACTTTATAAACGTTCGCAAGTTTTAGGTATCCTGTCTGCTGGTATGTACACCATTGCAGTGGCAGGTACACATGGTAAAACAACAACCAGTACCTTAATAACACATTTATTGTTAAATGGTGGGAATGACTGCTCTGCATTTTTAGGAGGTATCAGCTCTAATTATGATACCAATATCATCATCGGTAAAAATAATGTGATGGTGGTTGAGGCCGATGAGTATGACAGATCTTTCTTAACCCTACATCCTGATGTTGCCGTAGTAACCTCTATGGATGCAGACCATCTTGATATTTACGGTGATGAAAGTCATCTGATAGACTCTTTCAAACTATTTGCCGGGCAAGTAAAAACCGATGGTAAATTATTTGTTCGTAAAGGCTTGCCACTAGCAGGAACTTCTACTTATGGTTTAACCACCCAAGCTGATGCTTACGCACAAAATATAAGGGTTGAAGCTGGTGAGTTTAAATTTGATTTCAAAAATCAAGAGTTAGAAATGCCGAATCTGGTATTGGGATTGGCTGGGCAGCACAATATAGAAAATGCAGTGGCAGCTATACAAGTTGCCCTTTTAATGGGGATATCCATAGAAGATATAAGAGCAGGCTTAGCCAGTTTTAAAGGTGTAAAAAGACGTTTCGAGTATATCATCAAACAGCCTAAAAGAATTTATATAGATGATTATGCGCATCACCCAGAAGAGTTAAGAGCTTGTTTCAAAGCTGTAAGAACCTTATATCCAGATAAAAAGCTGACAGTTGTTTTTCAGCCTCATTTATTTACCAGAACCAGAGATTTCGCAGACGGTTTTGCAGAAGTTTTGGCTACCGCGGATGAATTGCTGCTTTTAGATATTTATCCGGCAAGAGAATTGCCTATACCGGGTGTTGATAGTGATTTCTTAGCTCAAAAAATAAATTCAGATAAAGTTATCAGATGCTCTAAAGAGCAAGCTTTGCAATTGCTTAGAAGTTTAAATCCCGAGTTATTGGTAACTGTTGGCGCTGGCGATATAGATACATTGGTTAAACCTTTACATACTTTATTTACAAATGCTTAA
- the murD gene encoding UDP-N-acetylmuramoyl-L-alanine--D-glutamate ligase, with product MNRKNISILSEIEFAGRYTKAKTICITGSNGKTTTTLLTYHILKKAGLNVGLAGNIGKSFAKQVAQENFDYYVLEISSFMLDNMYQFKADIAILLNITPDHLDRYNYEMRNYVNSKFRIAQNQKQEDHFIYCADDSETEAVIADFAIKAQIHPFSIKKEVTNGAYALAQTITFNLNHSDKLTMSLSDLALQGSHNVYNSMASGIAAKILDLRNATIRESMSDFKNIEHRLEHVAKISGITFINDSKATNVNSTWYALESVNTDVVLIMGGVDKGNDYSMIKDLVKQKVKAIVCLGKDNKAIHDAFEDDVEVIVNTFSASEAVEVAYHLAKKGSTVLLSPACASFDLFKNYEDRGNQFKAAVREL from the coding sequence ATTAATAGAAAAAATATTTCCATTCTATCAGAAATAGAATTTGCTGGTAGATATACCAAAGCTAAAACCATTTGTATAACCGGTTCTAATGGTAAAACTACCACCACGCTTTTAACTTACCATATTTTAAAGAAAGCAGGTTTAAATGTTGGTTTAGCAGGTAATATTGGGAAAAGTTTTGCTAAGCAGGTTGCTCAGGAAAACTTTGATTATTACGTATTAGAAATTAGCAGTTTCATGCTGGATAATATGTATCAGTTTAAAGCTGATATAGCTATTTTACTAAACATCACACCAGACCATTTAGATAGATATAATTATGAGATGCGCAATTATGTGAACTCTAAATTTAGGATTGCTCAAAATCAAAAGCAAGAAGATCATTTTATCTACTGCGCCGATGATTCAGAAACAGAAGCTGTAATTGCAGATTTTGCTATTAAAGCTCAAATACATCCATTTTCTATCAAAAAGGAAGTTACCAATGGCGCTTATGCTTTAGCGCAAACCATCACATTTAATCTAAACCATTCAGATAAATTAACTATGTCATTATCAGATTTAGCACTGCAAGGCAGTCACAATGTTTACAACTCTATGGCTTCTGGTATAGCAGCTAAGATTTTAGATCTTAGAAATGCAACCATCAGAGAAAGCATGAGTGACTTTAAAAATATTGAACACCGTCTGGAGCATGTTGCCAAAATTTCAGGTATCACTTTTATCAACGATTCTAAAGCTACCAACGTAAATTCTACCTGGTATGCACTAGAAAGCGTTAATACCGATGTGGTATTAATTATGGGTGGCGTAGATAAAGGAAATGATTATAGCATGATTAAAGACTTGGTTAAGCAAAAAGTTAAGGCTATAGTTTGCTTGGGTAAAGACAATAAAGCTATACATGATGCTTTTGAAGACGATGTAGAAGTTATCGTAAATACTTTTTCTGCAAGTGAAGCTGTAGAAGTAGCCTATCACTTAGCTAAAAAAGGAAGCACCGTTTTACTGTCTCCTGCTTGTGCAAGTTTTGATTTATTTAAAAATTACGAAGACAGAGGTAATCAATTTAAAGCAGCTGTAAGAGAACTTTAA
- the murG gene encoding undecaprenyldiphospho-muramoylpentapeptide beta-N-acetylglucosaminyltransferase, giving the protein MAKRIIISGGGTGGHIFPAIAIANALIALQPDTEILFVGAAGRMEMEKVPAAGYRIIGLDIQGFQRSNLAKNLLLPFKLLGSIRKSLQIIKDFKPHAVVGVGGYASGPLLYAASIKKIPYLIQEQNSYAGITNKLLGKKAEKICVAFDAMDTFFPAERIIKTGNPVRKESVQIVGKRKEAAAFFELDETKKTVLVVGGSLGAGTLNKSMMAGLALLQSQDIQLIWQTGKYYYRGIIDSYGNQPKDNGIRIFEFLNRMDLAFAMADVIISRAGAGTIAELCLVQKPVILVPSPNVAEDHQTKNAMALVNKDAAVLIDDKHAESDLVEQTLKLLKDEAKMKRLSSNIAELALPLADETIAKEVLNIAL; this is encoded by the coding sequence ATGGCAAAAAGAATCATCATCAGTGGAGGCGGAACAGGAGGACATATCTTCCCTGCTATTGCTATAGCCAATGCTTTGATAGCTTTACAGCCAGACACAGAAATATTATTTGTAGGTGCAGCAGGAAGAATGGAAATGGAAAAAGTTCCGGCTGCTGGTTATCGTATTATAGGTTTAGATATTCAGGGTTTTCAAAGAAGTAATTTGGCTAAGAACCTGTTATTGCCCTTTAAATTATTAGGTAGCATAAGAAAGTCTCTACAAATTATAAAAGATTTTAAACCTCATGCAGTAGTAGGGGTTGGCGGTTATGCATCTGGTCCTTTGTTGTATGCAGCATCCATAAAGAAAATTCCTTATCTCATTCAAGAGCAAAACTCTTATGCAGGTATTACCAACAAATTATTGGGAAAAAAAGCAGAAAAAATATGTGTTGCTTTTGATGCTATGGATACATTTTTTCCTGCAGAGCGTATCATTAAAACGGGTAATCCGGTAAGAAAAGAATCGGTTCAAATTGTAGGCAAAAGAAAAGAGGCGGCAGCATTTTTTGAATTAGACGAAACCAAAAAAACAGTTTTAGTAGTAGGTGGAAGTTTAGGTGCTGGCACTTTAAACAAAAGTATGATGGCTGGTTTGGCTTTATTACAAAGCCAAGATATACAACTGATTTGGCAAACAGGTAAATATTACTACCGAGGGATTATAGATAGTTATGGTAACCAGCCTAAAGACAACGGAATAAGGATTTTTGAATTTCTAAATCGTATGGATTTAGCTTTCGCAATGGCAGATGTGATTATCTCAAGAGCCGGAGCAGGAACCATTGCAGAGTTATGTTTGGTGCAAAAACCAGTGATTTTGGTGCCATCGCCAAACGTTGCAGAAGACCATCAAACTAAAAATGCCATGGCTTTAGTAAATAAGGATGCGGCCGTTTTAATTGATGATAAACATGCCGAATCTGATTTGGTAGAGCAAACTTTAAAATTGTTAAAAGATGAAGCTAAGATGAAGCGTTTATCTTCAAATATTGCTGAGTTGGCTTTGCCATTGGCAGATGAAACTATTGCAAAAGAAGTATTAAATATTGCATTATAG
- the ftsA gene encoding cell division protein FtsA, translated as MEKGITKQSKVSPIVVGLDIGTTKICVIVGRRSEHGKIEVLGLGKAESAGVTRGVVSNIAKTVKGITQAVEEGSSQSNVDIKIVNVGIAGQHIKSLQHRGILTRKDLSNEISKKDIDRLIDDMFKLAMNPGEEIIHVLPQEFTVDNEPGIKDPVGMAGVRLEANFHIITGQVTAIKNIMKCVVQGGLETQDLILEPLASAESVLSEEEKEAGVVLVDIGGGTTDVAIFHEGLIRHTAVIPFGGNSVTEDIREGCSVMRNQAELLKTRFGSALAEENKENEIICVPGLRGREPKEISVKNLAYVIQARMEEIIDHVYYEIKSSGYEKKLIGGIVITGGGAQLKHLSQLVEYVTGLDCRIGYPNEHLAKNEELPKNIYEDLKSPMYATGIGLLIKGIEKVESELQKDYKVSSSAPVSSVAESSSKKNRGLFASLLEGTKKFIKDDISDQDFLK; from the coding sequence ATGGAAAAAGGCATTACTAAACAATCCAAAGTATCACCCATTGTAGTAGGTCTTGATATTGGTACCACTAAAATTTGTGTTATCGTGGGCAGAAGAAGCGAACACGGTAAAATAGAAGTTTTAGGCTTGGGTAAGGCAGAATCTGCCGGAGTTACCCGTGGCGTGGTTTCTAATATTGCAAAAACCGTTAAGGGTATCACCCAAGCAGTAGAAGAGGGCAGTTCACAATCTAATGTTGACATTAAAATTGTTAATGTTGGTATTGCTGGGCAGCACATCAAAAGCTTGCAGCACCGTGGTATTTTAACAAGAAAAGACCTCAGTAATGAAATCTCTAAAAAAGATATCGATAGGTTAATAGACGATATGTTTAAACTAGCGATGAACCCAGGAGAGGAAATTATACATGTATTACCGCAAGAATTTACGGTAGATAATGAGCCGGGTATAAAAGACCCTGTTGGTATGGCTGGAGTGCGTTTAGAAGCAAACTTTCATATCATTACTGGGCAAGTAACGGCTATTAAAAATATCATGAAATGTGTGGTGCAAGGTGGTTTAGAAACTCAGGATTTAATATTAGAGCCTTTAGCTTCCGCAGAATCTGTATTGAGCGAAGAAGAAAAAGAAGCTGGTGTTGTTTTGGTTGATATTGGTGGTGGTACAACTGATGTGGCTATTTTCCATGAAGGCTTGATCAGACATACTGCAGTTATTCCTTTCGGAGGAAATAGCGTAACTGAAGATATCAGAGAAGGGTGCTCTGTTATGCGCAATCAGGCCGAATTGTTAAAAACCAGATTTGGTTCTGCATTAGCAGAAGAAAATAAAGAAAATGAGATTATTTGTGTTCCAGGATTGAGAGGAAGAGAGCCTAAAGAAATATCGGTTAAAAACTTAGCTTATGTGATACAAGCTAGGATGGAAGAAATCATAGACCATGTTTATTATGAGATTAAATCATCAGGTTACGAGAAAAAATTAATAGGCGGAATTGTAATAACTGGTGGTGGTGCGCAGTTAAAGCATTTATCGCAATTGGTAGAATATGTAACAGGTTTAGATTGCAGAATTGGTTACCCTAATGAGCACTTGGCAAAGAATGAAGAATTGCCTAAGAATATTTATGAGGATTTAAAAAGCCCAATGTATGCAACAGGTATCGGTTTGTTGATAAAAGGTATTGAGAAAGTAGAAAGCGAATTGCAGAAAGATTATAAAGTTTCATCTTCTGCACCTGTTTCTTCTGTTGCAGAAAGCAGCTCGAAGAAAAACAGAGGTTTATTTGCTTCTTTACTTGAAGGGACTAAGAAATTTATTAAGGATGATATTAGCGATCAGGATTTTCTTAAATAA
- a CDS encoding dihydrofolate reductase family protein, with product MRKVNLYIAMSLDGYIATESDDIGFLSMVESAGEDYGHQAFMDSIDTVIWGRKTFDKILTFGDELLYPDKKIYVMSRQRKGDIQHITYRDDVVALVHELKQQEGKDIYCDGGAEIVDELLKHQLIDRMIISIIPHLLGSGKSLFKNGRLEQKLKFKKSETYPTGLVQLWYDIKQGL from the coding sequence ATGAGAAAAGTTAATCTTTATATAGCGATGAGCTTAGATGGATACATAGCTACAGAATCTGATGATATTGGTTTTTTATCTATGGTTGAGTCTGCCGGGGAAGACTATGGTCACCAAGCTTTTATGGATAGCATTGATACCGTAATTTGGGGTAGAAAAACATTTGATAAGATTTTAACCTTCGGAGATGAACTTCTCTATCCCGACAAGAAGATATACGTGATGTCTAGACAAAGAAAAGGAGACATACAGCACATCACCTACCGGGATGATGTTGTGGCTTTGGTGCATGAATTAAAGCAGCAAGAAGGGAAAGATATTTATTGTGATGGAGGAGCAGAGATTGTGGATGAATTATTGAAACACCAATTGATAGATAGAATGATTATTTCTATCATTCCGCATTTATTAGGAAGTGGAAAAAGCCTGTTTAAGAATGGCAGACTAGAGCAGAAGTTGAAATTTAAAAAAAGCGAAACTTACCCAACAGGCTTAGTACAACTTTGGTATGATATAAAACAAGGATTATAA
- a CDS encoding cell division protein FtsQ/DivIB, with amino-acid sequence MLKKIKWKLVGAIFLWLVSLSGLVVLMSFIETKKVETVCREVKVILPGNQYFIERAEVDEILVSKNGLLVGRRLDNIDLQSLEDRLQANPFIEYANVFADMNGVIHANIRQRVPILRMLNIAGQDYYIDQNGLKIPLSEHFTARVLVANGMILEGFSGKIDTLRTTLAKDLFKVAVHIAKDSLWNEQFVQLYVNDKKEIELVPRVGKQKIIFGDGNDIEDKFKRLLVFYKKAIPYVGWDTYSSVSLKFKGQIVCQKSDSTILRTQFEQQQLRDSLRKEEIKEIAKDSIQNTL; translated from the coding sequence ATGCTTAAAAAGATAAAATGGAAATTGGTAGGTGCTATATTTCTCTGGCTAGTAAGTCTGAGCGGTTTAGTGGTGCTGATGAGTTTTATCGAAACTAAAAAGGTAGAAACAGTTTGCAGGGAGGTAAAAGTAATCTTACCTGGCAATCAATATTTTATAGAAAGAGCTGAGGTTGATGAGATACTGGTTTCAAAAAATGGTTTATTGGTGGGTAGAAGGTTAGATAATATCGATTTACAAAGCTTAGAGGATAGGTTACAAGCCAATCCTTTTATAGAATACGCCAATGTTTTTGCCGATATGAATGGGGTTATCCATGCAAATATTAGGCAGCGAGTACCAATTTTAAGGATGTTAAACATCGCTGGTCAAGATTATTATATAGATCAAAACGGATTGAAAATCCCATTATCAGAGCATTTTACGGCTAGAGTATTAGTTGCAAACGGAATGATATTAGAAGGCTTTAGCGGTAAAATTGATACCCTAAGAACTACCTTGGCTAAAGACCTATTTAAAGTGGCCGTACATATTGCAAAGGATTCTTTATGGAACGAGCAATTTGTACAGCTTTATGTAAATGATAAAAAAGAAATAGAGCTGGTTCCTAGAGTGGGTAAGCAAAAAATCATTTTCGGAGATGGAAATGATATTGAAGATAAATTTAAGAGATTATTGGTTTTCTATAAAAAGGCCATCCCTTACGTAGGTTGGGATACTTACTCATCAGTAAGTTTAAAATTTAAAGGCCAAATAGTTTGCCAAAAAAGCGATTCTACCATCTTAAGAACTCAGTTTGAACAGCAACAGTTAAGAGATAGCTTACGCAAAGAAGAAATAAAAGAAATAGCAAAAGATTCAATACAAAATACATTATAG